In a single window of the Heliangelus exortis chromosome 1, bHelExo1.hap1, whole genome shotgun sequence genome:
- the BEND7 gene encoding BEN domain-containing protein 7 isoform X5, with product MRRLLNDSTGRIYQRVGKEGEKLKEEPQDLDLTWAQRLNPPAESQGSLHPSQSSAWNELSPQPSHFSGQYGTRSKTFQNQTRTVASNGEIPIVNSSIGPNCCTCNCQSTLQAILQELKTMRKLMQIQAVGTQNRQQPPVPLICAQKSTISRKRNKKKKLPLKSVELITMNKKPSAAENEKKLSSNSERSSLQAVEPPLKPETPVSGFGIILESASSDPEVQLAEGFDVFMPKSQLDSILSNYTRSGSLLFRKLVCAFFDDKTLANSLPNGKRKRGLNDNRKGLDQNIVGAIKVFTEKYCTANHVDKLPGPRDWVQILQDQIKLARRRLKRGSAEATDCDEKPDISLLQTGSLFDTTTDHLLDANPDFSA from the exons ATGAGAAGATTACTGAATGACAGCACTGGAAGAATCTATCAACGCGTTggcaaagaaggagaaaaactgAAGGAGGAGCCCCAAGATTTAGACTTAACCTGGGCCCAGCGCCTGAATCCCCCTGCAGAATCCCAGGGCAGCCTTCATCCCTCACAGAGCAGTGCATGGAATGAATTATCACCCCAACCCAGCCATTTTTCAGGGCAATATGGAACTCGATCCAAAACGTTCCAAAATCAAACACGAACCGTGGCATCCAACG GAGAAATACCAATTGTGAATTCATCAATTGGACCAAACTGTTGTACATGTAATTGCCAGTCAACCCTGCAGGCTATTCTTCAGGAGCTCAAAACCATGCGAAAACTGATGCAGATTCAAGCAG TTGGGACTCAGAACAGGCAGCAGCCTCCTGTTCCCCTGATTTGTGCGCAGAAGTCAACAATatccagaaagagaaataaaaagaaaaaactgccCCTCAAATCTGTTGAACTAATTACCATGAATAAGAAGCCCAGCGCTGCAGAGAACGAGAAGAAGCTGTCATCAAACTCAGAAAGATCAAGTCTGCAAGCAGTTGAACCCCCCCTAAAACCAGAAACCCCTGTTTCAGGATTTGGAATTATCCTTGAATCAGCTTCATCAGAT CCAGAAGTGCAACTTGCTGAAGGCTTTGATGTCTTCATGCCGAAATCTCAGCTGGACTCTATCTTATCAAACTACACTCGCTCAGGAAGTCTGCTCTTCAGGAAGCTGGTCTGTGCTTTTTTTGATGACAAGACTTTGGCTAACTCTTTACCAAATGGCAAGAGGAAAAGAGGCCTCAATGACAACCGGAAAGGACTAGACCAAAATATTGTGGGTGCAATAAAAG tctttacagaaaaatactgcacTGCTAACCATGTGGATAAACTTCCTGGTCCTAGGGACTGGGTTCAGATTCTTCAGGATCAAATCAAACTGGCAAGAAGACGATTAAAAAGAGGCTCAG